The sequence CCGGTACCTCTACGTACGACATAACCCCTCGATTCCCCCGGAAAGTCTGAAAGCGCAAAACCGGCGCCAAGATCGGCAAAAAGGTCGGCCGACCGGCGTTCACAGCGGCGCGTGCGATACACATTGTGTTCACCGGCCGCCATCGAGCGGCAACCGTTTTTCGCACGAAGGGAGCCCAGGACCGTGCGACGAATGGCGTACGCGACCGGCGCCGTGCTCATCGCCGCGCTCGCCGCCGGCTGCACCGGCGATGCCGGAACCGGCGATTCCGACGCCGACGGCAAGCCGGGCATCACGACCACTTCCGCCGCTCCCCCGGGCAAGTACCGCACGCTCCCCGACGCCTGCCGCGCCATCCCGCTCGCCACGCTCAAGGACCTGCTGCCGGGCACCGCGAACATGCCCGACGCCCAGCAGGAGAAGGCGTTCGAGGGCTCCGCGACGGTCACGTACGACACGGACCGGCGGATCGGCTGCCGCTGGAAGACCGATGTCCCCGAGGGCACCCGCAGCATCCACCTCGACTTCGAGCGCGTGGTCTCCTACGACACCGCCGTGAGCGACGACGACCGCGCCCGCGAGGTGTACGCGAAGAAGGAGGCCGCCGCCGACCTGCCCGACGCCGCCGTGACGCCGGGCGAGTCCCCCGACGCCTCTCCGTCCGGCTCCGACGGCTCCCACGGCACCGACGCGAGCGCGGGCACGGACGCCGGTACGGACGGCACGACCGGCGACAAGGACGGCGCCGGCGACCCGGGCAGCACCGGCACCACCACGCCCGGCAGCACCGCCGACAGCCTCCAGCCCCGCCTGCTCGACCAGCTCGGCGACAGCGCGTTCCTGGACGACGTGCTCACCCGGGCCGGTTCGCCGGCCCGCCACCGCACCGTGAGCGTGGTGTTCCGCACATCCAACGTCATCGTGACCGTCGAGTACACGGCCCAGCCGGCCCTCTCCGCCGAGGTGCCCGACAGCAAGGAACTCCAGGAGAAGGCCCAGGCACTGGCCCGTCAGCTGGTCGATTCGTTCAACGACTGACACCGCGCCCGGCCCGCCGGAATCCCCGGCCGGCCGCCCCCCGGCCCGGCCGGCGAAGGCGGCATCCGGGCGCCGTCCGTCGTACCGTGGCCCTCCGGAGCCACCGGCGGCCGGCCGCCGCCCCGGTCTCCGTACGCGTACCGCCGCACCACCGTCCCCCGACCGCCGCGCCATCCGAGTGAAGGAACCATGCACCGATCAGCCCCGCGACTCACCCGCATACTCGCCTGCGCCGCCGTCCCGGTGATGCTCGTCGTCGCCGGCTGCTCGTCGGACTCCGACGGCAAGAAGGACGCGGACACGTCCGCATCCGCCTCGCCCGACGCGACGAAGTCGGAACCTTCCGTCGAGGCCGCGAAGTTCGCCACGCTGCCCGACCCCTGCTCGTCGGTCGAGTCGAAGACCGTCAAGTCGCTGGTCCCCTCGGCCAAGAGCAAGAACGGCACCCGCAGCAAGTCCAGCGACGCGTCCGTCCGGGGCGGCTGCTCCTGGAACGGCCTGGACGACAAGGGTGTCAAGGGCTCCCAGTACCGCTGGCTCGACGTGAGCTTCACCCGCTTCGCCTCGGACCAGACCCTGGGCAGCGGGGCCGCCCGCGCCGGGGACGAACTCTCCAAGCAGGTCAAGAAGACCGAGGCGACCGACGGCGCGAAGAACGTCGCGACCGAGACCGTCAGCGGCATCGGCGACCAGGCCACCAAGGTCACGTACGACCAGTCCAAGACGGGTGAGGACTTCCGGTTCGCGACGATCGTGGCCCGTACGGGGAACGTCGTCGTGGTCGTCAACTACAACGGCGCGGGTTACGCGGGTTCGAAGACCCCGACCGCCGAGAGCGTCCTGAAGGGCGCCACGATGGCGGCCGAGGACGCGGTCGCCGCCGTGGCGGACGCCAACAAGAGCGCGGCCGAGAGCCCGAAGGCGACCGGCAAGGCGACCGACAAGTCCTCCAAGAAGCCGTCGAAGAAGCCGAGTTCGCCGGCCAAGTCGAAGTCCTCGGACTGACCCCCGAGGCCGCCCCCGCCCCTCCCCCCGCGACACTCGTCGCACACATGTGCCAGGCTGTGCCCGCCGGAAACAAGCCAAGCCCGCGCCAAGTCGGCGCCAGGACAAGGCAAAGGCACCGAGGACAAGGGAACAGGGAGGGGATGAGGGGTGGCTGCGATGCAGCTGACGCGCACGCACCGGGTGCTGATCGGCCTGGTCGTGGCCGGCGCGGTACTGATCGCCGCGATCGGCTTCGCCGGTTCGTACGCGGCGGTGCGTGAGCTGGCCCTGAGCAAGGGGTTCGGAGACTTCTCGC is a genomic window of Streptomyces sp. NBC_00708 containing:
- a CDS encoding DUF3558 domain-containing protein, whose translation is MAYATGAVLIAALAAGCTGDAGTGDSDADGKPGITTTSAAPPGKYRTLPDACRAIPLATLKDLLPGTANMPDAQQEKAFEGSATVTYDTDRRIGCRWKTDVPEGTRSIHLDFERVVSYDTAVSDDDRAREVYAKKEAAADLPDAAVTPGESPDASPSGSDGSHGTDASAGTDAGTDGTTGDKDGAGDPGSTGTTTPGSTADSLQPRLLDQLGDSAFLDDVLTRAGSPARHRTVSVVFRTSNVIVTVEYTAQPALSAEVPDSKELQEKAQALARQLVDSFND
- a CDS encoding DUF3558 domain-containing protein — translated: MHRSAPRLTRILACAAVPVMLVVAGCSSDSDGKKDADTSASASPDATKSEPSVEAAKFATLPDPCSSVESKTVKSLVPSAKSKNGTRSKSSDASVRGGCSWNGLDDKGVKGSQYRWLDVSFTRFASDQTLGSGAARAGDELSKQVKKTEATDGAKNVATETVSGIGDQATKVTYDQSKTGEDFRFATIVARTGNVVVVVNYNGAGYAGSKTPTAESVLKGATMAAEDAVAAVADANKSAAESPKATGKATDKSSKKPSKKPSSPAKSKSSD